Part of the Diceros bicornis minor isolate mBicDic1 chromosome 2, mDicBic1.mat.cur, whole genome shotgun sequence genome is shown below.
AGAGTGGTAGAGTTCAAGGAACAGTAATTAACTACCAGATGCAAATCAGATGTGCTCCCTGAAATGAACAACAGTGGTGAAACACAATCTCAGAGATCTCTGACAGTAACTAAGTAGTCATGATGTCTAGAAGGGGGAAATGGTTGGGAAAATTGAAGAAAGTCTGATTTAATCTGTATTAAATCATGGTTTTTCACTCAATTCCCAGAGCTACACAGCTTCATAGACCCAGAACCCCTTGAATGAAGAGGATCCAGGGTACTCTTGAGGGAGATCCCCGCAACACTGTCACAGATACGTGCTATACCTCTGTCTCCTCGCATTCCCAAAAACAATCCAGATTAGGTCTGGAAGACTGTACCTCGGGAAACTGGAATACCCAGACTTTGAAGGAGTAGATGGCTGGACACTGGTTCTAAAGGGATATTAATTCCAGAGGACTCAAATCTACCATAGTCCAACAAGTAGAGTGGAAATTAAATGCTATCAGGTGAGAAGTGCTGTTGTAGACTGATTCCATTTAAAATGGGCCCAGGGGATCTTAAAAGTCATGTTGTGGTTACTTCCCCAGGTTCTGAATGTGTATTTGGAATAAACATGGTCAGAACAGATAGCATCTCCACATTGGCTGAACTGAGAGACATTATGGAGCCAAGTGGAAACCCCTAAATCTGCTCCTCACTACTACTAACTCGGTAAACCAAGAACAATATGCATCTTACACAATCACAATTTAGTGgcataataaaaaatttgaaaaatcagaGGTGGTAATTTCTATTAAGGTCGCATTTAACTTGAATTGAGGCCTGTGCAGAGGTCAGAGAAGTTGGCAAAAAACAGAGGAATTATAGTAAACATAATCAAGTGAGGATTTGAATTGCAACTGCTAATCTGGATATAGATTCATCAAGGGAGCAAATCTATACAGCATCTGGCATCTATTACGTGCTATTGATCTGGCAATTGTATTTTTCACTGTATCACTCAGCGCGGAACGTTGTAAACTTTTATTGCATTACTTCAGAATCTTGAGATCTTTGAAcctctttttttctctacatAATCTAGTACACAAAGATCTTGATTGTCTTGAAATCCCATAGAACATCACACTGGTCTACTACACTGATAACATTATGCTGAGTATATTTGATTATCACGAACTAGCAAATACTTTAGATGCCAAAAGATTTGAGAAAATTGCATGGAACTTTAGGTACCTGCAAGCTTGGTGAAGTTTCTAGGTGCCCACTTGTCTGGGACTTATTAAGATACTCTCTCCAAGATAGGTTGCTGTACCTTGGACACTCTACTATGAAGAAAGAACCACTATGCTCCATGAGTCACTATCAATTTTGGAGGCAACCTACTCCAAAACACTTATCAAGTGAGCCAGCAACTTAGTCTGATAGGTTTGGATGGAGGACTAAAGAAAGGGAAGACGCTGCAGCAGACCCAGGCTGCATTGGCTGCATTGCAAGTTGCTCTGCCCCTCGGGCCTTATTACCAAGCAGATCCAATGGTGCTCAAAGAGTCTGGGGCAGGGGAATGTGGTATAGAAGATGTGGCAAGCCCTGTTAGAAGCTCATGCACCTAGGGTTTTGGAGAAAAgccatttcttttcctcttctacaaATAGCAATTCCTCCTCTGAGATAAAACTCCAGGCTTGCTCTTGGGCACTGAGAACACCTCGTACATATTCCCTTTGAAAATGTAGCTGCCTTATTTGGGGGACTTTAAAAGGTAGATTGAGTGGGAAAAGCAGCAAGGACTTGGAACAAAGGCCTGGAGAAAGGAAAGCTCACTGTGCTTATGCAAGCCCAAGTTCCTAGGCAGTGTCCAGGGGTTATCCTGAGAAGCTATGTAGAGACCATATCATGGGGACTTGTCAACAAGAGTCTGAGGATCTAAGGATGCAGCGGCCCATtatttcttcatagaaatagtaaCAATATAACTaccaaatgtgaaaaaaatgtgaCCCATAACAAGAAGAAAATTTATCAAAAGAAGTAGGCTTAGGAATGAACTggcagatatttattttaaaatagctattattaatatGGCCAAGGATTTCATTAAAAACGAAAAATAATGTggatagaaatgaaagacataaaaaggaatcaagtggaaattctagagctgagAAGCAAAACATCTGAAATGGAAATTTCAGTgtaataataaaaagcagattAAACTCTGCAGAAGGAAATATTAGTGATTTTgaaaacaggacaaaataaaCTGTCAATCTCAAGTAACAAGACGAAAAAAGACCATAAAAATCCTTTACTTCAAGTTGTAACATGAAGAATATATCAAAGGAGTAAAATTAGAACTGTAGAATGACTAGATTATTTTATGCATAGAGTAACAGAAGTTCCTTTTTGTCACCAAATTTTTCTAACTCTTTGTGCTTTTTGACATGCACATAAATCCTTTTTGAAAAGattcattactttaaaaaataagttaaattggggccggcccggtggggcaagcggttaagtgcgcgcgctccgctgcggcggcccggggttcgctggttcggatcccgggcgcgcaccgacgcactgcttggtaagccatgctgtggcggcgtcccatataaagtggaggaagataggcacagatgttagcccagggccgtcttcctcagcaaaaaaagaggaggattggcggatgttagctcagggctgatctcctcacaaaaaaaaaaaaaaaaaaaaaaaaaaataagttaaattacTTATAACCATCGTTGTTTATtgctatatgtttatatattgtttactttaaatatttatgtctGGAAACTTTTGATTAATACCTTGTCTTCTCTAATAACTATTCTTGATTGCACCTTTCCCAAATACAGTTTCTAAATTCAGAATAATACAACTATTAAGGTGTATTTTATGCCTAAACTCTTTTTGGGTTTCCTACAATGACCATTAGGTAACACAATGATTTGCTCcttcatgctttaaaaaaaaaaaagacaataaaaattagTTGGTTTGTCTAAAATTCTCCACATTTTAGTTAAGTCAAAATTGTTATGAAAGCTCTGGAAATAACCTTATGCCAGTAAATTTGACAGCTTATATGAAGTGTTATTAAATAtcttattgctgtgtaacaaatgaccacaatcATCAGTGACTTAAAAGAATGATGTTAATATCTCAGTTTCCGTGTGTTTGAAATTCAGCACAGCTTAGCTGGTCCTCGGTTACAGGGTCTTTCAAAAACAACAATCATGGTGTTGGGCTCATCTACAGCTTCAATTGGAGAAGGATCCAGTTCCAAGCTCACTGACATCATTGTTGGCACAACTCAGTTGCTTGCTGTCAGACTAAGGGCCTTGGATTCCAATGGGTTGTTGAGGGAAGCCTGCTCTCAGATCACAGCCTGACAGCTTGCTTCATTAGAGTGAGCAAAGGAGAGAGAGTGCGAGACTGCCAGGAGGAGAGAATCGCAGGCTTctataacctaatcttggaagtgacgtCCCCTCACTTTTGCATGCTCTCTACCTAAAAGGCAAATGCTAAGTCCAGGGAACGTGAAGGGAGGAGACTACACACGTGTGTGAACACCAGGGGGTGGGAGCTGTTTTAGAAACTCTCTACTACTAAGTAGctaatcttttttaaagaaatgaagaactaaaactagcattaagaaaattaaaagtgttaTAGCCCTATACTTACTGCagaaattaaattcataattaaaaattttctcacaaagaaaaatgTAGTCCCAGATAGCTTTGATTTTcagttatttcaaatatttaaggaagacatATTATCAATTGTACACAAACTTTCTCACAAAATAGTATCCCCATTCATTTTGTGAGACCAGCATTACCATGATACtaaaacctggaggacattacaagaaaagggaAATGAATAGATCAATGTTCCTCATGCATGTAGATAAAAATCCagagcaaaatattagcaagttacTAATACAGAAAaagtaatatataaaacatattgtATTCCATTGTGGAGGTTATCTCTGGAGTGCAAAATTTAATTAACCTTTGAAGATTAATCAACTaaataaacagaataaagaaaaaaaatcatatgattttctCAATATACGCAGCAACCATATTGGGCAAAATTCAGCAATCATGTCCTTGTGCTGAAGTCACTAGGCAAACTTGAAACAGAAGAGAATTTGCATAATTTGGTAAAGAGGACTGGACTAAGGAGTTGGGTGGTACATTAAGAAACGTATCTTGCAATGGTAGACAGCTGATATTGCACTGGGACAAAGATATTTGGCAAGAGTGACAACTTCATTCACACTAGTGATAAGTGGGGCTTCTCCAAAGGCCCTGAAACAATGCTGAGTGAAGCCTTGGTATTAAACAAGCCGACATTACTTTTATGATAAAATTtatcaagcaagaaaaaaaacagtaagaaaactagagatgataacaataacagaaaaataaaatctaatataCCCTAAGGAACAAAAGTGAGTGAATTACTCTTAGACTAGTGTATAAAAATCATCCACTGACAGTAACAACTATTATTGACACGTGCATGAAGGGAGACTGTTGCGGATAAAACATGTATTCCTAACATCAATTCATTgggtctttgttctttttgcctgAAATACTGGGGCTTGTGTTTTTCCATATCAATCAGATTTTTACTGCAGGTTTTCATGTAGCCAGCCCATATACTGATTTGCTGTTCTATAACCGATTTCAAGATACAGAAAAGAAATTGTTGCATGGAATGCACCCTCTATTTGGTTATGGGTCACCCGAACTCCAGCATTCCGAAGTCGAGTAACGTACATGAGTCCGTCATCTCTTAACACGTCATATTGACAAGTGATAACATAGGTCAGGGGTAAACCACTCAACTTGTCGTCATCGGCCAGCAAAGGTGAAGCCCTCACATCTAGGAAGCCTGGATATTTTTCAGCTAGTTCTGAACTACCATGAGTTGGATTCTTATACATGTGGCCTTTCTTAAACTTCTCAGGGAGTAAGGAACTCCAATTAACAAACTTGAACAGATGAACTGATTCCAGAGGTACCTGTTGGTTGGAGAGCATGGCTTTCTCGAGTGATCTATCTGTAGTAAAATACTCGCTCCAGAACCTGGCCGTGAGTGATTTGGACAGAACtgaaaaatgtgaattttctCGATATGATGGTGAATCCAAATCAAAATTCTGAAGGGCAGGATATATTAAAGACTGGATCTTGAGTTTGATCTTGACATCTAGGTCTTCTAAGAGCTGAAAAAACAATTAGAATATGTTGCTTAAATAAATcactttaacttaaaaaataaaataactgcaaTGCACAAAGTTATTCTTAAATTTAAAAtccctaaaaataaaacataaatacacATCTTGATAAAAGTCTTAAtattaaacaatttttaataCTAGATGTTCATAAATTAAATgtaagttttaatttaaaaaaaaatcagtatcacTCTCCTTAAAGAATGTGAGAGAGGATCTTTTGTTATAATGTGAATTTCATACTTAGGTAACCCAGACTTATAATCTGAGGCATCACATATATTGGATCCTCTTTCTTGTTATTAAGAATATTTCAAATATCTTAGTACATCAATGAGACTTGAGATATGGAggaatgctatttctttttttttttgggtgaggaataTTGggcctgagccaacatctgtgccaatcttcctctatttcgtatgaggaacgccaccacagcatggtttgatgagccgtgtgtcggtgcatgcccggggtccgaacccgagaaccccgggccaccaaagcagagaatgCGAatgtaaccactatgctaccaggccggcccctgccatTTCTTTTTTGGCTCTGATACTAAAGAGATGTTAGATCTTGGATAAATCTAAATCATGCGgaactattaatttttaattttttgagcccTGCTCTGTCATTTCTAGGTctagttcctttctttttccaggAACAGTagaattttacagttttcttcaAGCTAATTTTCCTGAAATGTACTTCTGCTACTGGGACAAAATGATTATGGTACCAGTCAGAAAATATGTTTCTACTaactcatgattttttttttacatattaatgTTTGCGTCAATTACTTACAATTTTCAGACTTTGAAAACGTTGTCTTTTTCCAAACACTACCaagtctattttgtatatgtCTGAAGCACTGACATACTCAGGAAGAGTCAAGCTGATTAGCACACAAAATCAGTATTGCTCTCTTATCAGTTAGAGCACTGGCCAGGACTTCAGGTACAattttaaatagaagtggtggTAATGTGTATCCAATTTCAAGatgaaaactttattttatttttttttgctgaggaagattcgtcctgagctaacatccatgccagttttcctctattttttgtatgtgggtcaccgccacagcatggtcaccaacgagtggtgcaggtccacatttgggaactgaacctgggccaccaaaacagagcatgccaaacttaaccattaggccatggggccagcccctcaaggaGAAAACTTTTAATAACtaactattaagtatgatgtttctTGTATTTCTGTTTACATACTTTTTCAAATttaggaagttctcttctattcttagtttgctaaTTTGTTTCATCTATATAGATGATGAAAATTATCTGTAAACAATCTGcttttattgagataatcatatgatttttctcctttaaattgtTAATTTCAAGAATTATAGTAATAGTTGTTCTGATGTTAAACTTACCACACTCTACTAGAATAAACTCAAGGTGATCATGATATATTACCCTTTTAATGTATTCCTCTATTATGTTTGATAGTATTTGAGTTTAGGATTTCACATCTATGTTCATAAATGTGAGTGCCTGTAATTTTTACTTCTCAAACTGACCCTGTCAGGTTAAGAATCAAGGTATGTTAGCTTCTCAAAATGCAAGTTTTCCtactttttggaatttttttattttaggagtggagatatttctttttaaaatactttttagaatttttgtttGAAGTTTGATcctagagtgtgtgtgtgaaaatatattaaaattatcattCAGTATATTTCATGGTAGTAGGATATtccttactttttatttcttcttatgtcAGTTCTTTTTTCAGTTAATCTTTCCATTTCAGCTAAATTTAAATGTATTGCAGTAAAGGTGATCAAAGTGTCCCCTGTTATCTGTAggagatacattccaagaccccagtGAAagcctgaaaccgtggatagtGCTAAAACCTATGATACATACAGCCTTATGATACAGTTTAATTTATaagttaggcacagtaagagaccaagagcactttggggccattattaagtgaaATAGGGTTACttaaacacaagcactgtgatgccATGATGGTCAGTCTGAACCAAGATGGCTACTCACTGACACAGGAGGGTggtgtatacagtgtggatatgaTGGACAAAGTGATGACACGTGTCCCAGGCAGGATGGAGGACAGCACAAGACTTCATCACACTGCTCAGAATGGCACCCAATTCAAAGCTTATgacttgtttatttctgaaatttttcatttaatatttttgggccACTGTTGACCACAgctaactgaaaccacagaaaatgAAACTATGGATGaggggggggactactgtattgtatttttaatatctgtaaGTTATTTAGTTATATTCCTGTTTCATTCCCTATATTGGTTTAttatgatttccttctttttgcttgGTCAGTCTCTCCAGAGATTAatcaattttattacttttttcaagAAACTACTTATTTGTTGACTTTGTTGATCCTATtgtgtttgttttcaatttcacttttttgtgttctcatctttctcttctccttttctctctcatttcacc
Proteins encoded:
- the LOC131411361 gene encoding LOW QUALITY PROTEIN: arylacetamide deacetylase-like (The sequence of the model RefSeq protein was modified relative to this genomic sequence to represent the inferred CDS: substituted 1 base at 1 genomic stop codon), giving the protein MLGILIASYIXIPLPDNVEEPWKIILLNAVFKTISYLVNRLAEMLGLNHLTEFMIIISSFQDVPPTSDENVTVRDTTFNNIPVRVYVPKWNPESLRRNLFFIHGGGWCLGSNDKSFNTYGLLSRWTAGRLDAVVISANSRLAPKYHFPVQFEDVYTVLKWFLHPEVLESYGVDPWRVGISGDSAGGNLAAAVTHQLLEDLDVKIKLKIQSLIYPALQNFDLDSPSYRENSHFSVLSKSLTARFWSEYFTTDRSLEKAMLSNQQVPLESVHLFKFVNWSSLLPEKFKKGHMYKNPTHGSSELAEKYPGFLDVRASPLLADDDKLSGLPLTYVITCQYDVLRDDGLMYVTRLRNAGVRVTHNQIEGAFHATISFLYLEIGYRTANQYMGWLHENLQ